A genomic segment from Caldisalinibacter kiritimatiensis encodes:
- a CDS encoding DUF6973 domain-containing protein: MKKILLSLLVFTLVVSGFTFSYGANSDMKYAETDEEIVQAEKMVNRILAKSEKKSKEMKFKTIKLSSVEEAVDILKKDGYPVNYNFVQLCKDIEKYKKTNKSKDTKHIVKHFNSITGLKEKPKKIKKLGLSFVDTVYAISYDDWARLTTAEKVLVVLYPAEAVIVNSCSQQAYTYTKEKFGYNGLGDKTDGYRHAMWNALMDARLDEHIAEAFSTAHEEKSEEELNQKAADGYYEYEHREMDLHNNAEGLECVSWYEIWPVLSDDTIKDRVSEKLTNKSSDIIWLHD, translated from the coding sequence ATGAAGAAGATTTTACTGTCATTACTAGTTTTTACGTTAGTAGTTTCAGGATTTACTTTTTCATACGGTGCTAATTCTGATATGAAATATGCTGAAACTGATGAAGAAATCGTTCAAGCAGAAAAAATGGTCAATAGAATATTAGCAAAATCTGAAAAGAAATCTAAAGAAATGAAATTTAAAACTATAAAACTATCTTCTGTTGAAGAGGCGGTAGATATATTAAAAAAAGATGGATATCCCGTAAATTATAATTTTGTACAATTGTGTAAAGATATTGAAAAATATAAGAAAACTAATAAATCTAAAGATACTAAACACATAGTAAAGCATTTTAATTCTATTACTGGATTAAAAGAAAAACCGAAAAAAATAAAAAAATTAGGCTTGTCATTCGTTGATACGGTATATGCAATATCGTATGATGATTGGGCAAGATTAACTACAGCCGAAAAAGTTCTTGTAGTTCTTTACCCAGCAGAAGCAGTAATAGTTAATTCGTGTTCTCAGCAAGCTTATACATACACAAAAGAAAAGTTTGGGTATAATGGTCTTGGTGACAAAACTGACGGTTATAGACATGCAATGTGGAATGCATTAATGGATGCCCGTTTGGATGAGCATATAGCAGAAGCTTTTTCTACTGCACATGAAGAAAAATCAGAAGAGGAATTAAATCAGAAGGCAGCTGATGGATACTATGAGTATGAGCATAGAGAAATGGATTTACATAATAACGCTGAGGGGCTTGAATGTGTTAGTTGGTATGAAATTTGGCCAGTTTTATCAGATGATACAATAAAAGATCGTGTTTCAGAAAAGTTGACAAATAAATCTTCTGATATAATCTGGTTACATGATTAA